The DNA window AATAGAAACACCGCTAACTAAAAAGGTGCGCTTCCTAGATAAGATCGTGGATGAGTTAGCTAAGGGCAAGGCGGTCGAAAAAATAAAACGGGTCTAAGCCCTTACCTCAGGGTATACTAAGAACTAATACCTAAGAACGCTCTGTGAGACATTTGAGTATATGATCGATCATGCGCTCCACGGCGGCGTGGTAATTGGCGGAAAAGTCATTATTTGGACGGTTAGCGATGATCACACAGGCGGTACAGCAGCGATGCCCCATCAATTTACCCAATCCGTAAAGTGCCGAGGTCTCCATCTCGTAATTGGTGATGCGCTCATTGCCATAGCGGAAGTCTTCGAGCTTATCATTGAGATAGGGCATGGCGATCGGAATCCTCAATTCGCGTCCTTGGGGGCCATAGAATCCATGAGCGGTAATGGTGACTCCAGTATATGTGTTGTCGCCTCGAAGAAGATCGAGCACTTCTTTATCGGCCCTCACCAAGTAGGGATGCGCTGCGGCGACAGGCCAGTTTATTTCGTTCCGAAAGGCTTCCATGAATCCGTGGTCCATGATGTGCTCGGCGTCGTAAAAATGAAGTACACCGTCAAAGCCCAGAGCCGCTTCGCTGAGCAAAATACTGTCGACCGGAATGTCGGACTGGAGCGAGCCTGAAGTTCCCATCCGAATCAAGCGCAAAGACTTCTTTTCGTCCTTGTATTCACGCTTTTCGAGATCGATATTCACCAAAGCATCGAGTTCGTTCAGTACGATGTCGATATTATCGGTGCCTATTCCGGTGGCCATTACAGTCAGTCGCTTACCGTTGAGCTCTCCGGTATGGGTAATGAACTCGCGTTTTTGCTGACGCAAGGTGACCCTATCGAACTTATCGGAAACTAAACGCACTCTGCCTGGGTCGCCTACAAGGAGTATGGTATCCGCGATGTCTTTAGGGTGCAATCCGAGGTGATATACGCTATTATCGGGGTTCAATACGAGCTCGGAAGGGGGGAGGGACATTCTATAATTCTTAATTTTGAATTCGCAATATTTAATGTCTGACCACGGCAATATTCAAGTTTGATCAATGGCCTGAATTCAGGGCAAGTTATAACAATGAAATTGTTCTGGGTGTTTTATGTGGAGTATTTCATTAGAGGCCATGGGCTATTGGCCATTCGCCGCTAGCCTATCCCATTAACCATTAACCAATAACCATCAGTCCTTAGTCCTTAGTCGTCAGCCAATTAAGAATTCAAAATTGAGAATTAAGAAGGCTTAAGACCGGAACAATTGGATAGATTTGTTCTGTAATGCCTGTAAAATATAGCAAACTCAGCGAT is part of the Flavobacteriales bacterium genome and encodes:
- a CDS encoding nucleoside phosphorylase, producing MSLPPSELVLNPDNSVYHLGLHPKDIADTILLVGDPGRVRLVSDKFDRVTLRQQKREFITHTGELNGKRLTVMATGIGTDNIDIVLNELDALVNIDLEKREYKDEKKSLRLIRMGTSGSLQSDIPVDSILLSEAALGFDGVLHFYDAEHIMDHGFMEAFRNEINWPVAAAHPYLVRADKEVLDLLRGDNTYTGVTITAHGFYGPQGRELRIPIAMPYLNDKLEDFRYGNERITNYEMETSALYGLGKLMGHRCCTACVIIANRPNNDFSANYHAAVERMIDHILKCLTERS